The Arcobacter sp. CECT 8986 DNA window TTTAAATTAGAGTTTGAGTATAACAAAGCTTTGATAAATTCACTATTAATTAGTGCTAATCTAGCAAATATTCAAGATATAAAATTTTTCGTTACAAATAAAAGAGAAAAAAAGCAAGAGATTCAAAAAGTAGAAAAATACAAAGAGAGATCTCATGGTATTTTTGAAAATAAAATAGAAAATCCAAAACTACACAATCTTTTTGAAGAGATTAGAGCTGTTATAAAAAACTCTTAAGAAGTTTTTCTCTTTGCTTATAATCAGGACAATACTCAAAAACTAATTGCCAAAAATTCTTTGAATGATTTTTGTGCTTTATGTGAGCAAGTTCGTGAATCACTACATATTCCACAACTTCAATAGGAAACTTCACAAGTAAAATATTAAAGTTCAAGTCATCTTTATAGTTACAAGAGCCCCATGTTCTTTTATTTTTTCTAAATTTTATTGAACTTGGAAATAATTGCATTATATTTGAAAACTTTTCAACTATTGGTGGAATTATCTTTTTTGCTTCATTTTTATAAAAAATATCTATGTTTCTATCATCTAAATTCTTATGTTTTACACCTAAAAAATAAAACTCATTTTCTTCTAAACTATTTTGTTTAAAAGTTAAAATATTTTTATAAATCCATTGTGATTTTTTTTGAACTATATCTTCAATATCGTACTTACTTAGATAATAATTTGTTTTAACTTCAATAGAATTTGCAGTTTTTATTCTTATATATGTATATTTCAAACCATGTTTTTTGTGTACTTTTACATTTATTTTTAAATTAGCAATTGTTGTTATATATTCCAAACAAATCCTTAAGTTATTTTTCGATAAAATTTCGCATTATATTAGCCGTATAATATTAACATAATGAAAATTATTTAGAGGAAAAAAACAGATGAAAATTGCCCAGAGAATGGAGAAACTGTCTCCGTCAGTTACAATGGCTATTACTGCTTTAGGGAGAGAACTAAAAGCACAAGGTAAAGACATTTTAAGTTTTAGTGCAGGTGAGCCTGATTTTGATACACCAGATGTGATAAAAGATGCAGCTATTAAGGCTATTAAAGCAGGTTTTACAAAATATACATCTGTAGAGGGTATAACTGAAACAAAGCAAGCAATTATTGATAAATTAAAAAGAGACCACGGAT harbors:
- a CDS encoding DUF721 domain-containing protein, whose protein sequence is MKNVSTILNHLKQHPEFRKINTNQKIQKLIDILPLKLKKGIKFAYVKGEILYFVLTHPVFKLEFEYNKALINSLLISANLANIQDIKFFVTNKREKKQEIQKVEKYKERSHGIFENKIENPKLHNLFEEIRAVIKNS
- a CDS encoding M48 family metallopeptidase — translated: MEYITTIANLKINVKVHKKHGLKYTYIRIKTANSIEVKTNYYLSKYDIEDIVQKKSQWIYKNILTFKQNSLEENEFYFLGVKHKNLDDRNIDIFYKNEAKKIIPPIVEKFSNIMQLFPSSIKFRKNKRTWGSCNYKDDLNFNILLVKFPIEVVEYVVIHELAHIKHKNHSKNFWQLVFEYCPDYKQREKLLKSFL